A DNA window from Bdellovibrio sp. BCCA contains the following coding sequences:
- a CDS encoding glutathione S-transferase family protein encodes MLKIYGSPMSSAGRCYWMLEELGLNYEVMPLDMKNKEHKSEAFMQLNPNGKVPVLVDGEFVIWESMAITNYLAKKHKSPLAAQTPEEEGHVMQWSFWALAEFQVPAVNWLIQQVFVPAEHRNQQVIDDAKKAMPRLLTVLEKGLEGKNYLVNNRFSLADLNVASVLNIVTALGYDTSSYANIQRWAKAYADRPAFQKVAAMRKH; translated from the coding sequence ATGTTGAAAATTTATGGATCTCCGATGTCAAGTGCGGGTCGTTGCTACTGGATGCTGGAAGAGCTGGGGCTCAATTACGAAGTTATGCCTTTGGATATGAAGAACAAAGAGCATAAATCGGAAGCGTTCATGCAGTTAAATCCTAACGGCAAAGTTCCTGTTCTAGTTGATGGCGAATTCGTGATCTGGGAATCTATGGCAATCACAAATTACCTCGCAAAGAAACACAAAAGTCCTTTGGCCGCGCAAACTCCAGAAGAAGAAGGACACGTGATGCAATGGAGCTTCTGGGCTTTGGCAGAATTCCAAGTTCCGGCAGTCAATTGGCTTATTCAACAAGTGTTCGTTCCTGCTGAACACAGGAATCAACAAGTGATTGATGACGCTAAAAAAGCAATGCCTCGTTTACTGACGGTTCTTGAAAAGGGCCTTGAAGGAAAGAACTACCTTGTAAACAACAGATTCTCTTTAGCAGATTTGAACGTGGCTTCTGTTCTTAATATCGTAACAGCATTGGGTTACGATACATCCTCTTACGCAAACATTCAGCGTTGGGCGAAAGCTTACGCCGATCGCCCTGCTTTCCAAAAAGTAGCGGCTATGCGCAAACACTAA
- a CDS encoding ABC transporter permease has protein sequence MKTLKKYFSLYLALFRTSFIADLEYRVNFLTRIATDIFWYLAQIITFEVLFRHTPKIGDWNLEQMRVFLGVMFVVDGLYMIILSENLDQFSEKVRKGDLDLLLAKPVNSQFILSLQKASTAMIGNLMLGTAWFIYSLVQLPDFEWLRLLWLLVLIPCGLIALYAMRFVMASTAVIFARSENLQFIWYQIYRLGMRPDSIYVPWFKWFILTALPVGVIASVPARALLEPPNFLLFAWVVVLSGLLIYLSNKFWKFALKFYSSASS, from the coding sequence ATGAAAACTTTAAAAAAGTATTTCTCTTTGTATCTCGCTCTTTTCCGCACAAGCTTTATTGCGGATCTTGAATACCGTGTGAATTTTCTTACGCGTATTGCGACCGATATATTTTGGTACCTTGCACAGATCATCACCTTTGAAGTGTTGTTCCGACATACTCCAAAGATCGGCGACTGGAATCTAGAGCAAATGCGTGTCTTCCTGGGAGTCATGTTTGTCGTAGACGGACTTTACATGATTATTCTTTCTGAAAATCTGGATCAGTTTTCAGAAAAAGTGCGCAAAGGGGATTTAGATCTGCTTCTTGCAAAGCCCGTGAACTCTCAATTTATTTTGAGTTTGCAAAAAGCTTCAACGGCGATGATCGGAAACCTGATGTTGGGCACGGCGTGGTTTATCTACAGCCTTGTACAACTGCCCGACTTTGAGTGGCTTCGTCTTTTGTGGCTCCTCGTTCTTATTCCGTGTGGACTCATTGCTCTCTACGCTATGCGCTTTGTAATGGCGTCAACGGCGGTGATCTTTGCACGTTCTGAAAATCTTCAATTTATTTGGTATCAGATTTACCGCTTAGGAATGCGACCTGATTCGATTTACGTGCCATGGTTTAAATGGTTCATCCTGACAGCATTGCCTGTGGGAGTGATTGCCAGCGTTCCTGCCCGCGCGCTTCTTGAACCGCCGAACTTTTTGCTTTTTGCCTGGGTGGTGGTGCTTTCAGGACTTTTAATTTATTTATCAAACAAGTTTTGGAAATTCGCTTTAAAGTTTTATTCGAGCGCAAGCTCTTAA
- a CDS encoding class I SAM-dependent methyltransferase has product MSIPTQFIQIDEEGYGLSREVRIQDPLVGQELLQNLKIHEGGTLLSTIGTTPVIVEAFDEPYVAQQIHFKDGSWEISLPYGVHFAFALESLSLDEWDRFHGYTANKIPFVMSRKAQASFFNMLDEFGDEFIEFQGKTYDIPPYWPDNEDVEKETYWSQIYETEPNPGWNLGEPAEALKDMIPRLKISPSRVLVLGCGEGHDAAFFAQAGHFVTAVDISPLALEKARKQYGHLENLKFVEADLFKLPRDFDQSFDLVFEHTCYCAINPAKRQDLVKTWNRVLVSGGHLMGVFFTFEKRQGPPYGGTEWELRQRLKSAYQPIFWGRWQKSIPRRQGKELFIYCKKT; this is encoded by the coding sequence ATGTCAATTCCCACTCAATTTATCCAAATTGATGAAGAGGGTTACGGACTGAGCCGCGAGGTTCGCATCCAAGATCCTCTTGTGGGACAAGAACTCCTGCAAAATCTAAAAATTCACGAAGGCGGAACTCTTCTTTCTACGATCGGTACAACGCCGGTGATCGTTGAAGCCTTCGATGAACCTTACGTCGCTCAACAAATTCATTTCAAAGACGGCTCGTGGGAAATCTCTCTTCCTTACGGCGTTCATTTTGCTTTTGCTTTGGAATCTTTGTCCTTGGATGAGTGGGATCGTTTTCACGGCTACACTGCAAATAAAATTCCTTTCGTAATGTCGCGAAAAGCGCAGGCGAGTTTCTTTAATATGCTCGATGAATTCGGCGACGAGTTTATCGAGTTCCAAGGGAAAACTTACGACATCCCTCCGTACTGGCCCGACAACGAAGACGTTGAAAAAGAAACTTACTGGAGCCAAATTTACGAAACAGAACCGAATCCAGGTTGGAATTTAGGCGAACCTGCCGAAGCTTTGAAAGACATGATTCCACGTCTGAAAATCTCGCCTTCTCGCGTACTCGTTTTAGGTTGCGGCGAAGGTCACGATGCTGCGTTTTTCGCGCAAGCTGGTCACTTTGTTACTGCCGTAGATATTTCTCCGCTCGCTTTAGAAAAAGCGCGCAAGCAATACGGTCATTTGGAAAATTTAAAATTTGTCGAAGCGGATTTGTTTAAACTCCCTCGCGATTTTGACCAATCTTTCGATCTTGTGTTCGAGCACACGTGCTACTGCGCGATCAACCCTGCAAAACGCCAAGACCTTGTCAAAACTTGGAACCGCGTTTTAGTCAGCGGCGGCCACTTGATGGGCGTCTTCTTCACTTTCGAAAAACGCCAAGGCCCTCCTTACGGCGGCACCGAGTGGGAGCTCCGCCAACGCCTCAAATCGGCGTACCAACCCATCTTCTGGGGACGCTGGCAAAAATCCATCCCACGCCGCCAAGGAAAAGAACTTTTCATCTACTGCAAAAAGACTTAA
- a CDS encoding ABC transporter permease, protein MKTSFAVFWKRNLAFAKLAIVSNLEYRLNYFVDAIVQPTLTTGIEILLWVAVFAGAATSEIAGFGREYYLSYALWGAFFARICTSWMYEFRMIQEIDSGSVNSLLVRPMSFYEYYFSQLMGYKFITTIVSMMIPVIAVSIFDLPTKYARLPLAFALEFYYLILVHSISFIIASSAFYLNKVYALTGAKNLALWLFTGELFPLDLMPEPFKSFVIALPFSAGVYVPVGYLTGRLEIDSIWQSFISITVAIVIVNAIGAYMWRKGVNVYTGTGA, encoded by the coding sequence TTGAAGACGTCATTCGCCGTTTTTTGGAAACGGAATCTCGCGTTCGCTAAGCTCGCGATAGTTTCCAATTTAGAATACAGATTAAATTATTTTGTCGATGCGATTGTGCAGCCGACCCTCACAACAGGAATTGAAATTCTGTTGTGGGTGGCCGTTTTTGCTGGAGCCGCGACAAGTGAGATCGCCGGTTTTGGTCGCGAATATTATTTGTCCTATGCTCTTTGGGGCGCGTTCTTCGCGCGTATTTGCACAAGCTGGATGTATGAGTTCCGCATGATTCAAGAAATTGATTCAGGCAGCGTGAACAGTCTTCTTGTGCGTCCGATGAGTTTTTATGAATATTATTTTTCGCAATTGATGGGATATAAATTTATCACAACGATTGTGTCGATGATGATTCCCGTTATTGCTGTCAGTATCTTCGATCTTCCGACGAAGTATGCGAGACTCCCTTTGGCATTTGCGCTGGAGTTCTATTACCTGATTCTTGTGCATTCGATCAGCTTTATTATCGCTTCCTCAGCTTTTTATCTGAATAAAGTCTATGCGCTAACCGGAGCAAAGAATTTAGCGTTGTGGCTTTTCACCGGAGAACTTTTTCCTCTGGATTTAATGCCGGAACCGTTTAAATCCTTCGTGATTGCTTTGCCATTCAGTGCAGGGGTTTACGTTCCTGTAGGTTATCTCACAGGCCGACTTGAAATTGATTCCATTTGGCAGTCGTTCATTTCCATCACGGTAGCGATTGTCATCGTAAATGCGATCGGCGCCTACATGTGGCGCAAAGGTGTGAACGTTTACACAGGAACAGGAGCGTAA
- a CDS encoding enoyl-CoA hydratase-related protein translates to MSFVVVAEMNQVAYVKLNRPEVRNAFNPEMIEELTKTFRDLNGRKDLRAIVLQGEGKAFCAGADLNWMKEMVNFSFEQNREDSLKLFNMFETMANCMLPIIGQIHGAAFGGALGLLAICDEVIAEEGTQFCFSEVKLGIAPAVISSFVNRKAVAGKVRPLMLSGVVFNPHIAQQAGLVSEVVPAGEGHTSVQKVLHNYLQCGPEAVRETKKLLNDLPFMTWSQQRDNTTILIAERRASIEGQEGLKSFLEKREPSWRPQ, encoded by the coding sequence ATGTCATTTGTTGTCGTAGCAGAGATGAATCAAGTGGCCTATGTAAAACTCAATAGGCCCGAAGTGAGAAACGCTTTTAATCCTGAAATGATCGAGGAGTTAACTAAAACGTTCCGCGATCTCAATGGCCGCAAAGATTTGCGCGCTATTGTCTTGCAAGGCGAAGGAAAAGCGTTCTGCGCAGGAGCGGATTTGAATTGGATGAAGGAGATGGTGAACTTCTCTTTTGAACAAAACCGCGAGGACTCTCTAAAACTTTTTAATATGTTTGAAACGATGGCAAACTGCATGTTGCCTATCATCGGACAAATTCATGGCGCTGCTTTCGGTGGAGCTTTGGGTTTGCTTGCGATCTGTGATGAAGTGATCGCGGAAGAGGGCACACAGTTCTGCTTTAGCGAAGTGAAGTTGGGAATTGCGCCAGCTGTGATTAGTTCTTTTGTTAATCGTAAAGCCGTTGCAGGAAAAGTTCGTCCGCTCATGCTTTCAGGCGTGGTTTTCAATCCCCACATCGCTCAACAAGCGGGACTTGTTAGTGAAGTTGTTCCGGCTGGTGAAGGTCACACGTCGGTGCAAAAAGTTTTGCATAACTATTTGCAATGCGGACCTGAAGCCGTTCGTGAAACAAAAAAACTTTTAAATGATTTGCCGTTTATGACTTGGAGTCAGCAACGCGATAACACAACAATCTTGATTGCTGAACGTCGCGCCAGTATCGAAGGACAAGAAGGTCTTAAATCTTTCTTAGAAAAACGTGAACCTAGTTGGAGACCTCAATAA
- a CDS encoding acetyl-CoA carboxylase biotin carboxylase subunit gives MGKFSRIAIANRGEVAVRIIKACEELGIETVLLHSEADIDTRAYRMATKTVCIGPAPTAESYLNIEANINGALAGGAQAIHPGFGFLSENADFAEAVGKVGLTFIGPSPASIRSLGDKVHCKELAKQAGLPLVPGYQGENQDVAHLITQAEKIGYPVIVKAAAGGGGRGMKLIKSSAEAGELIESAQREAQSAFGSPKVFLEKYLDRAKHIEFQVFGDSTGNVVHFFDRECSVQRRHQKIIEEATSPSLTDDLRRRMGEAACAIATLGKYKGAGTVEFLLQDGEFYLLEVNTRLQVEHPVTEEVLGVDLVKMQILTAQGEYVHDPKQIRVPKGHSIECRIYAENPYLGGVPSTGLLGEVQWPEGPRRRYEYGFEAGDTITPYYDPMIAKVIVWDESRPRAIQKMIRVLKDSVVFGVHTNIPYLIEILSHKEFVMGTMTTRFIETHFSEPIKEPALSEIDKKVAEGALLQLRGGGETVVTATSSPWASYWRGI, from the coding sequence ATGGGTAAGTTCTCTCGTATCGCCATCGCTAATCGTGGTGAAGTGGCCGTTCGTATTATCAAAGCCTGTGAAGAGTTAGGCATTGAAACAGTTCTTTTACATTCTGAAGCCGACATTGATACTCGCGCTTATAGAATGGCGACAAAAACAGTTTGCATTGGTCCTGCACCCACAGCAGAAAGTTATTTGAATATCGAAGCCAATATCAACGGAGCTTTGGCTGGTGGAGCACAAGCGATTCACCCAGGCTTTGGTTTCTTATCTGAAAATGCTGATTTCGCGGAAGCCGTTGGTAAAGTGGGATTAACATTTATCGGTCCCTCTCCAGCGTCCATTCGTTCTTTAGGTGACAAGGTTCACTGTAAAGAGTTGGCAAAACAAGCAGGCCTTCCTTTGGTGCCGGGCTATCAAGGTGAAAATCAAGATGTCGCGCACTTGATCACGCAAGCTGAAAAAATCGGATATCCGGTGATCGTGAAAGCTGCTGCCGGTGGCGGTGGTCGCGGGATGAAGCTTATTAAATCTTCTGCAGAAGCAGGGGAGTTGATTGAATCCGCTCAACGCGAAGCTCAGTCAGCGTTTGGTTCTCCGAAAGTTTTTTTAGAGAAGTATTTGGATCGAGCAAAACACATCGAGTTCCAAGTTTTCGGAGATAGCACAGGCAATGTCGTTCATTTCTTTGATCGTGAATGCTCAGTGCAACGTCGTCATCAAAAAATTATTGAAGAAGCGACTTCTCCGTCATTGACGGATGACCTTCGCCGTCGCATGGGTGAAGCGGCTTGCGCCATTGCCACTCTTGGAAAATACAAAGGGGCGGGAACTGTTGAATTCCTTTTGCAAGATGGAGAATTCTATCTTCTTGAGGTGAACACGCGTTTGCAAGTTGAACATCCCGTGACTGAAGAAGTGTTGGGTGTGGATTTAGTAAAAATGCAAATCCTCACAGCACAAGGTGAATACGTCCACGATCCAAAACAAATCCGCGTTCCAAAAGGGCATTCGATTGAGTGCCGTATCTATGCGGAAAATCCGTACTTGGGCGGCGTGCCTTCAACAGGTCTTTTGGGTGAAGTTCAATGGCCTGAAGGGCCTCGTCGCCGTTATGAATATGGTTTTGAAGCGGGCGACACAATCACTCCTTATTATGATCCGATGATTGCGAAAGTGATTGTCTGGGATGAATCTCGTCCTCGCGCAATTCAAAAAATGATCCGCGTTTTAAAAGATTCTGTGGTTTTTGGAGTGCACACGAATATTCCGTATTTGATTGAGATCCTTTCACACAAAGAATTCGTGATGGGCACAATGACGACACGATTTATTGAAACTCATTTCAGCGAGCCGATCAAAGAACCGGCACTTTCAGAAATCGATAAAAAAGTCGCGGAGGGAGCTTTGTTGCAACTTCGTGGTGGTGGAGAAACTGTAGTGACTGCGACGTCGTCTCCATGGGCTTCTTACTGGAGAGGTATCTAA
- a CDS encoding acetyl-CoA carboxylase biotin carboxyl carrier protein subunit, giving the protein MEVTVRIDGVDHKAHAQLIKGTLWVHHNGRVFTLDAGSGRKSRKKAGAGGSSDQVMAPMPGKVTKILLTPGSAVQAGQAVLVMEAMKMEYTLKAEIAGTIDSVNCTVGEQVALGKVLVRIKPKTDK; this is encoded by the coding sequence ATGGAAGTAACAGTACGTATCGACGGCGTTGATCACAAAGCTCATGCTCAATTGATCAAAGGCACTTTGTGGGTGCACCACAATGGACGTGTTTTTACTCTGGATGCAGGCTCTGGACGAAAGTCTCGCAAAAAAGCCGGTGCCGGTGGATCTTCGGATCAAGTCATGGCACCAATGCCAGGTAAAGTGACAAAGATTCTTTTAACTCCAGGTTCTGCTGTTCAAGCAGGACAAGCGGTTCTAGTGATGGAAGCGATGAAAATGGAGTATACTTTAAAGGCTGAGATCGCAGGAACGATCGACAGCGTGAATTGCACAGTGGGCGAGCAAGTAGCTCTTGGAAAAGTCCTTGTGAGAATTAAGCCAAAAACCGATAAATAG
- a CDS encoding endonuclease/exonuclease/phosphatase family protein has translation MIKGLILAVFVGFSGIYAQAKIEIPNDKDVMYHFGACKSEFLPSNFQLFIWNIKKAEAKAEWARDFEYFTPRSDIVLLQEAMMDNFVPAIALGQKGFCWDFATSFIDNDRNPTGVMTGSPIIPLSIHFLRSPGREPVLKTPKMVIVAEYALANSAETLWVANIHGLNFVSNKLNREQIEQVAAFLKKHNGPVIFAGDFNSWNNERLQYLDEILGRLAMKKLAFANDDRKLKLDHIYVRGLEATRTDLHKNINSSDHKPLTAEFRLK, from the coding sequence GTGATCAAGGGATTGATCTTGGCGGTTTTTGTTGGGTTCAGTGGGATTTACGCTCAGGCCAAAATTGAAATTCCGAATGATAAAGATGTTATGTATCACTTCGGGGCTTGTAAGTCGGAATTTTTGCCTTCTAATTTTCAACTCTTTATCTGGAATATCAAAAAAGCAGAAGCGAAAGCCGAATGGGCGCGCGATTTTGAATACTTCACCCCGAGGTCTGACATCGTTTTACTTCAAGAAGCGATGATGGACAATTTTGTTCCGGCCATCGCGCTGGGGCAAAAGGGTTTTTGCTGGGATTTTGCGACAAGCTTTATCGACAATGATCGAAATCCGACGGGAGTGATGACGGGTTCTCCGATCATTCCTCTTTCCATTCATTTTTTAAGAAGTCCCGGGCGTGAACCTGTTCTTAAAACTCCGAAAATGGTGATCGTGGCCGAGTATGCTTTGGCCAATTCGGCAGAGACTTTGTGGGTTGCGAACATTCACGGACTTAATTTTGTCTCTAACAAGTTGAACCGCGAACAAATCGAACAGGTTGCGGCTTTTTTAAAGAAACACAATGGCCCAGTGATTTTTGCGGGCGACTTTAACTCTTGGAACAACGAACGCTTGCAATACCTGGATGAGATTTTAGGAAGACTCGCGATGAAGAAGCTTGCATTTGCCAATGATGATCGCAAACTGAAGCTCGATCACATCTATGTACGCGGCCTTGAGGCGACTCGAACAGACCTGCATAAAAACATCAACAGCTCGGACCACAAACCGCTGACCGCCGAATTCCGTCTGAAATAA
- a CDS encoding carboxyl transferase domain-containing protein — MEILESHLDTSSADFKANRDAMMGIVNEWRERVNLVKQGGGEDATKKHKARGKLTARERIEALVDGGTAFLEFSTLAAWDMYEGQAPGAGVITGIGVIHGTECVIVANDATVKGGTYFPMTVKKHLRAQEIAFENGLPCIYLVDSGGAFLPMQADVFPDRDHFGRIFYNQARMSAANIPQISVVMGSCTAGGAYVPAMSDENVIVKENGTIFLGGPPLVKAATGEVVDAQELGGAQVHCEVSGVTDHFAEDDEHAIEITRSIVAHLNHKRAVQMKMAPVEEPLFDAKELYGIIPKDSRVPFDVREVIARIVDGSKFHEFKALYGKTLVTGFAHIWGMPVGIIANNGVLFSESAQKAAHFIELCEQREVPLIFLQNITGFMVGKKYENEGIAKHGAKMVMAVSNAHVPKFTVVIGGSYGAGNYGMCGRAYQPRQLWMWPNAKISVMGGEQAANVLLTVKLDQMAAKKQTMTAEEQAEFKRPTLEKYEKESSAYYSSARLWDDGIIDPADTRRVLALGISASLNKSWGDKAQGVFRM; from the coding sequence ATGGAAATTTTAGAGAGTCATTTAGATACAAGCTCTGCGGATTTTAAAGCCAATCGCGATGCTATGATGGGCATCGTGAATGAATGGCGCGAAAGAGTGAACCTCGTTAAACAAGGTGGCGGAGAAGACGCGACGAAAAAACACAAAGCGCGCGGCAAACTTACTGCGCGTGAGCGTATCGAAGCTCTTGTTGATGGTGGAACTGCATTCTTGGAGTTTTCTACTCTTGCAGCGTGGGACATGTATGAAGGCCAAGCACCGGGTGCAGGTGTGATCACAGGTATTGGTGTGATTCACGGAACTGAGTGCGTGATCGTGGCGAACGATGCCACTGTCAAAGGTGGAACATATTTCCCAATGACAGTGAAAAAACATTTACGCGCGCAAGAGATCGCTTTTGAAAACGGTCTTCCTTGTATTTATCTTGTCGACTCGGGTGGCGCGTTCTTGCCAATGCAAGCCGACGTTTTCCCGGACCGCGATCACTTCGGAAGAATTTTTTATAACCAGGCTCGTATGTCAGCAGCGAATATCCCGCAAATTTCCGTGGTGATGGGTTCGTGCACAGCGGGTGGTGCTTACGTTCCTGCGATGAGTGATGAAAACGTTATCGTTAAAGAAAACGGAACGATTTTTTTAGGTGGACCTCCTCTAGTAAAAGCCGCGACAGGTGAAGTCGTGGATGCGCAAGAGTTGGGTGGCGCGCAAGTTCACTGTGAAGTGAGCGGCGTGACAGATCACTTTGCCGAAGACGATGAACACGCGATTGAAATCACGCGTTCGATTGTGGCGCACTTAAATCACAAACGTGCCGTGCAAATGAAAATGGCTCCGGTTGAAGAGCCGCTGTTTGATGCCAAAGAACTTTACGGCATCATTCCTAAAGACAGCCGCGTTCCCTTTGATGTGCGTGAAGTAATTGCGCGTATCGTGGATGGTTCTAAGTTTCACGAATTCAAAGCTCTTTACGGAAAAACTTTGGTCACTGGTTTTGCCCACATCTGGGGAATGCCTGTGGGAATCATTGCGAACAACGGCGTGTTGTTCAGCGAGAGCGCGCAAAAAGCCGCGCACTTTATTGAACTTTGCGAACAACGTGAAGTGCCTTTGATTTTCCTGCAAAACATCACAGGTTTCATGGTCGGTAAGAAATACGAAAATGAAGGCATCGCAAAACACGGCGCTAAAATGGTGATGGCTGTTTCCAACGCTCACGTGCCGAAATTCACTGTCGTAATCGGCGGCTCTTACGGAGCAGGAAACTACGGCATGTGTGGAAGAGCGTACCAACCACGTCAATTGTGGATGTGGCCGAATGCCAAGATCAGCGTGATGGGTGGAGAGCAAGCGGCGAACGTATTGCTCACTGTGAAGCTAGATCAAATGGCTGCAAAAAAACAAACGATGACTGCTGAAGAACAAGCGGAATTTAAACGTCCGACTCTTGAAAAATACGAGAAAGAAAGTTCTGCTTATTATTCATCCGCTCGTCTTTGGGATGACGGAATCATTGATCCGGCAGACACACGTCGTGTGTTGGCGCTGGGAATTTCGGCAAGTCTTAACAAGTCTTGGGGTGATAAAGCTCAAGGCGTCTTTAGGATGTAG
- a CDS encoding GNAT family N-acetyltransferase: MHIEFTQADESHVEDLVELVNSAYRGDSSKEGWTTEADLLDGQRADAEGIREIINKDDSVILIAEDDDTGDLLGCVHLEKQGAKCYLGMLTVDPALQSQGIGKMLLAESEALAQFWDCTTIFMTVISVRTELIAWYEKHGFRNTGEKKPFPYGDERFGIPKVKNLEFTVLEKKI; encoded by the coding sequence ATGCATATCGAATTTACTCAAGCTGATGAAAGTCATGTTGAAGATCTTGTGGAGCTTGTGAACTCGGCTTATCGCGGAGATTCTTCGAAAGAAGGGTGGACGACCGAAGCGGATCTTCTGGATGGTCAGCGCGCTGATGCAGAAGGAATTCGTGAGATCATCAACAAAGATGATTCTGTTATTTTGATTGCTGAGGACGATGATACTGGGGACTTGCTTGGCTGCGTTCACCTCGAGAAGCAGGGAGCGAAATGTTACCTGGGAATGTTAACCGTCGACCCTGCTTTGCAAAGTCAGGGAATTGGCAAGATGTTGTTAGCAGAGTCAGAAGCCCTTGCACAATTCTGGGATTGTACTACCATTTTTATGACGGTGATTTCAGTACGTACAGAGTTGATTGCTTGGTATGAAAAGCACGGCTTCCGCAACACAGGCGAAAAGAAACCTTTCCCTTACGGCGACGAACGTTTTGGAATCCCCAAAGTAAAAAACCTAGAATTCACAGTTCTAGAAAAGAAAATCTAA
- a CDS encoding ABC transporter ATP-binding protein — protein sequence MAIVIETKDLTRVYQTYQKPEGFLNSLRGFINRKHVSRTAVDKTTLQIESGQIVGLVGANGAGKTTLLKMLSGLVTPTSGEALVLGYRPSERKNEFLRQISILLGQKNQLWWDISPADSYALLARIYDIEPSYARKRVEHLAEMLQCSHVLHTQLRRLSLGERMKMEIIGALLHEPKVLFLDEPTIGLDIVAQETIREFLDAYVKEKGPTVILTSHYMDDIAKLADKLLLISKGHIVYQGTVPEFVVKSNSELAENEEVDFEDVIRRFLETESRVR from the coding sequence ATGGCGATCGTAATCGAAACCAAAGATCTTACCCGCGTCTATCAGACATATCAAAAGCCCGAAGGTTTTTTAAATTCTCTTCGCGGCTTTATCAATCGCAAGCACGTTTCCCGCACCGCCGTTGATAAAACCACTTTGCAAATTGAATCCGGTCAAATCGTGGGTTTGGTTGGCGCCAATGGTGCTGGTAAAACAACGTTGCTGAAAATGCTTTCAGGGCTTGTGACACCGACAAGTGGTGAAGCTTTGGTTTTGGGCTATAGACCTTCTGAAAGAAAAAACGAATTCCTTCGCCAAATCAGTATCCTTTTAGGACAAAAGAATCAATTGTGGTGGGATATTTCCCCTGCGGATTCTTACGCTTTGCTGGCGCGTATTTACGATATTGAACCTAGCTATGCACGAAAACGTGTCGAGCATTTGGCAGAGATGCTTCAGTGTTCGCATGTCCTGCACACACAGCTTCGTCGTTTAAGCTTGGGTGAGCGTATGAAGATGGAAATCATCGGTGCTCTTTTACATGAACCGAAAGTTCTGTTTTTAGATGAACCGACGATCGGTCTGGATATCGTAGCTCAAGAAACCATCCGTGAATTTTTGGATGCTTACGTAAAAGAAAAAGGTCCTACGGTGATCCTGACAAGTCACTACATGGACGATATTGCCAAGCTTGCTGACAAGTTGCTTTTGATCAGCAAAGGACACATCGTCTATCAGGGAACCGTTCCTGAATTTGTTGTGAAATCAAATAGCGAACTTGCTGAAAACGAAGAGGTTGATTTTGAAGACGTCATTCGCCGTTTTTTGGAAACGGAATCTCGCGTTCGCTAA